From Spodoptera frugiperda isolate SF20-4 chromosome 27, AGI-APGP_CSIRO_Sfru_2.0, whole genome shotgun sequence, a single genomic window includes:
- the LOC118263465 gene encoding LOW QUALITY PROTEIN: DENN domain-containing protein 5B (The sequence of the model RefSeq protein was modified relative to this genomic sequence to represent the inferred CDS: deleted 2 bases in 1 codon) yields the protein MSVSDLSVGCRFADYFAICGLDFDSGLEPDRLCGDNLHVSPLDRSYKGKILAHYPENITSNPFDEHAVCMLCLPAGLQFRTQKHSLEPKFHSFVVTRENASRYYGFSLIFYEEVRNRNICSAMHTLQAMYITELSSGQTPPGHRKASGKESSRSLPRSFKLTPHSGAALTYYDIAKDKLYVAKSIALICQYPYVRVAQLFLENLFRSLPRQPGPGLSPESYVYNLLYEVPVPLPGQALRLYVPPSEPHLDPIPVVIRMPNLPEELPLLDYPLRVMFSTLGVECVVQLFTCVLLEHQVLLRSSDYNKLMLVAECIVSLLLPFTWAHVYVPILPAPLYHFLDAPVPFVMGLHADSGAMNMGPNGPRSIALGSEAALCLVDIDKPDIQLPEELPIFPHRTPFIEELNHVLDKHQIQRPETEPTKLGVPINGTSYKHMGDSMSSSCTLPSGGLRRKHSFHDVLEWEESRPLNASPPASPTRRAPLRMDALQRIVDIVKRSGVNIDDVDADTVMPTTKKKILNDEEQYNEDIRFNVAIRETFLNRFVHIFLMYENFVIMPDQDRESWLSSRESMVNFDKASFLSDQPQRHRPFLSRFLETQMFATLIDNKIMGNWGEYDANLQVFEHRIKTVRRRIGEGGLGTRGYCVWAGAAGAGGGAAELEVGAPAERLPHRAAYYRAFPARLDAHALTRPPAPDTRTNSLKRIKNAKWQVKDCPPELLLGDISRRLSTEVTPAAIAQNNRAFVEKLLKECKSKTKRMLVEKMGTEESDLGLGCEVSITGVEESTMIASLCDLLERLWSHGLQHKMGKSALWMHLTNYQELEQCSNSTKPIDPNYLTPALAWCVLRKRLDYLSSVGAEVEAHQSTSSGSRSRDSSRGGSRDSSRDRLSNSGTLERKSSQPPNPLRPLPESLTFDMRNVQAMTDIKTEIGYARAWVRLSLEKKLLSKHLRELLADTTLLRSQYKRTAFLRSEEEREQFLYHLLTLNAVDYFCFTNTYPTTKLPYRVLIVPSRKASQTTANCWISISGANGESTPKIPIPRNTNEFVFHHKNLGILSTLRIGHDNSGLSPRWLLDQVYVRNEVTGHTYTFPCNRWLGTGVDDGSTERLLVAARMRSATRGGAGGAPSPAPAATPTTTHLSTSTIQHMIGDCVNAIVKWHYQSKREKDANSLSVLLCGENGLVKCLEQAFLCGFKSVRLFGKNLFIWDYFAKVKDEFKMSLCDEPTAQNNKSCGMAYNCRQDQEHRAIWRCYCHLMDEINSVGRTLGKDGKFQLFICLSLREHWLHRMLVPMSMTRVTIEMYEEQSFLRKRGLLTFLRQILEPLDEFDIVLEHSLTQGI from the exons ATGTCTGTCTCTGATTTATCTGTTGGATGTCGTTTTGCCGATTATTTTGCGATATGCGGCCTCGACTTTGACTCTGGATTGGAGCCTGATAGACTTTGCg GTGATAATTTACATGTATCTCCTTTGGATCGTTCCTACAAAGGCAAAATCCTAGCCCACTATCCTGAAAACATAACAAGTAATCCATTTGATGAACATGCAGTTTGTATG CTTTGTCTACCAGCTGGCCTTCAATTTAGAACACAAAAACATTCTTTAGAGCCCAAGTTTCACAGCTTTGTAGTCACAAGAGAGAATGCATCTCGATACTATGGATTCagtcttattttttatgaagaagTTAGGAACAGAAACATCTGCAGTGCCATGCATACATTACAg GCAATGTATATCACAGAGTTATCTAGTGGTCAGACTCCTCCTGGCCACAGAAAAGCTTCAGGCAAGGAAAGTTCCCGGTCGCTTCCAAGATCTTTCAAACTCACGCCTCATAGTGGTGCCGCACTGACATATTATGATATTGCCAAAGACAAACTGTATGTCGCCAAAAGTATAGCACTTATATGTCAATATCCGTATGTGAGAGTAGCACAgttgtttttagaaaatttattcAG atCTCTCCCAAGGCAGCCCGGCCCAGGCCTCAGTCCTGAGtcttatgtttataatttattatatgaagTACCTGTGCCACTTCCCGGTCAAGCTTTACGACTATATGTGCCTCCCTCTGAACCTCATTTGGATCCAATTCCTGTT GTGATAAGAATGCCAAATCTCCCTGAAGAGTTACCTCTTTTGGATTATCCACTACGCGTTATGTTTTCTACATTAGGAGTTGAATGTGTTGTACAACTTTTTACTTGTGTTCTACTGGAACATCAAGTTTTACTCAGATCAAGTG attacaATAAACTAATGCTGGTAGCTGAATGCATAGTATCCCTACTACTGCCGTTTACTTGGGCGCACGTGTATGTGCCAATACTGCCGGCCCCACTCTACCACTTCCTCGACGCGCCAGTGCCATTCGTCATGG GCCTCCATGCGGATAGTGGGGCGATGAATATGGGACCAAATGGTCCCCGAAGTATCGCGCTCGGCTCTGAGGCAGCTCTTTGTTTAGTTGATATTGATAAACCGGACATACAATTGCCTGAAGAATTGCCTATATTCCCACATAGGACACCCTTCATTGAAGAACTCAATCATGTTTTAGATAAACATCAG ATTCAAAGACCTGAAACTGAACCTACAAAGCTTGGTGTGCCTATAAATGGAACATCATACAAACATATGGGCGATAGCATGAGCAGCAGCTGTACTTTGCCATCAG GTGGTCTACGTCGGAAACACTCATTCCACGATGTATTGGAGTGGGAAGAAAGCAGGCCGCTCAATGCATCGCCTCCTGCATCACCAACACGTCGCGCGCCGCTCCGAATGGATGCTCTGCAACGAATTGTAGACATCGTCAAACGCAGTG GTGTTAACATAGATGACGTAGATGCGGACACAGTAATGCCAACGACAAAGAAGAAAATTCTCAATGATGAGGAACAATATAATGAAGACATAAGGTTCAATGTTGCTATAAGAGAAACATTCCTTAATAGATTTGTGCACATATTTCTCATGTACGagaattttgttattatgcctgATCAG GACCGTGAATCGTGGCTGTCGTCCCGTGAGTCGATGGTGAACTTCGACAAGGCATCGTTCCTATCAGACCAACCGCAGCGTCACAGGCCATTCCTCTCGCGGTTCCTCGAGACACAAATGTTCGCCACGCTGATCGATAACAAGATTATGGGCAACTGGGGAGAATATGATGCCAACCTACAAGTCTTCGAACATCGGATCAAGACTGTCAG GCGGCGCATCGGCGAGGGCGGGCTGGGCACGCGCGGGTACTGCGTGTGGGCGGGGGCG gcgggcgcgggcggcggcgcggccgaGCTGGAGGTGGGCGCGCCGGCCGAGCGCCTGCCGCACCGCGCGGCGTACTACCGCGCCTTCCCCGCGCGCCTCGACGCGCACGCGCTCACGCGCCCGCCCGCGCCCGACACCAG GACGAACAGTTTGAAACGTATAAAGAATGCGAAATGGCAAGTGAAGGATTGTCCTCCGGAGCTGTTGCTAGGGGACATCAGTCGGAGGCTGTCTACAGAAGTGACGCCGGCAGCTATAGCTCAGAACAACAGAGCCTTTGTAGAGAAGCTTCTGAag GAATGCAAAAGCAAAACGAAGAGGATGCTGGTGGAAAAGATGGGTACAGAAGAATCTGATCTAGGTTTGGGGTGTGAGGTATCTATAACTGGAGTCGAAGAAAGTACAATGATAGCTTCACTATGCGACCTTCTAGAGCGGTTGTGGTCGCATGGCTTGCAACACAAAATGGGCAAGTCAGCACTTTGGATGCATCTCACCAATTACCAAGAGTTAGAGCAGTGCAGCAATTCTACCAAGCCCATCGATCCTAACTACCTTACTCCTG CTTTGGCTTGGTGTGTGTTGCGTAAAAGACTGGACT ATCTGTCGTCTGTGGGTGCTGAAGTAGAAGCTCATCAGAGTACAAGTTCCGGGAGTCGCTCCCGAGATAGTTCGCGAGGAGGGTCACGGGATAGTTCCCGGGATCGTCTCAGCAACTCGGGGACTTTGGAAAGAAAGTCTTCTCAACCTCCCAACCCTTTACGTCCGTTGCCAGAAAGTTTGACCTTCGATATGAG AAACGTACAAGCGATGACCGACATCAAAACAGAAATAGGGTACGCCCGCGCTTGGGTGCGACTATCCCTAGAAAAGAAATTGCTATCCAAACATCTTCGAGAACTCCTAGCAGACACTACGCTACTTAGGTCTCAATACAAAAGGACAGCTTTTCTTCGCTCTGAAGAAGAAAGGGAACAATTCCTTTATCATCTACTCACATTAAATGCTGTCGATTATTTCTGCTTCACCAATACTTATCCCACCACAA AATTGCCGTATCGAGTCCTCATCGTGCCATCTCGTAAAGCGAGCCAAACAACTGCCAACTGTTGGATCTCAATATCCGGAGCCAATGGCGAATCTACGCCTAAAATACCTATACCGCGTAACACTAATGAATTTGTTTTCCAT CATAAAAATCTGGGAATTTTATCAACGTTGCGCATTGGACATGACAACTCCGGACTTTCGCCGCGATGGCTACTTGATCAAGTCTATGTGAGGAATGAAGTTACTGGACATACTTACac ATTCCCGTGCAACCGCTGGCTGGGTACGGGCGTGGACGACGGGTCTACGGAACGACTGCTGGTGGCGGCGCGCATGCGCAGCGCTACGCGGGGCGGGGCGGGGGGCGCGCCGTcccccgcgcccgccgccacgCCCACCACGACGCACCTGTCCACGTCCACCATCCAGCACATGATCG GTGACTGCGTAAACGCGATAGTAAAGTGGCACTATCAGTCGAAGAGAGAAAAGGACGCAAACTCACTCAGTGTTCTGCTTTGTGGAGAAAACGGACTGGTTAAATGCTTGGAACAAGCGTTCCTATGCGGATTCAAGTCTGTGAGACTCTTTGGAAAGAACCTTTTCATTTGGGATTATTTTg CTAAGGTGAAAGACGAATTCAAAATGAGTCTCTGTGATGAGCCAACAGCACAGAACAACAAGAGCTGTGGCATGGCGTACAACTGCCGACAGGACCAGGAACACAGAGCCATCTGGCGATGTTACTGCCACCTTATGGACGAGATCAATTCCGTCGGCCGTACTCTTGGCAAAGACGGGAAATTCCAACTTTTCATATGCCTCAGTTTACG TGAGCACTGGCTACATCGAATGCTCGTACCGATGTCGATGACGCGCGTTACCATCGAAATGTACGAGGAACAGAGCTTCCTACGCAAACGCGGTCTTCTTACATTCCTCAGGCAAATACTCGAGCCATTGGATGAATTCGATATTGTACTTGAACATTCTCTCACGCAAGGCATTTGA
- the LOC118263444 gene encoding beta-1,4-mannosyltransferase egh yields MLRGRVKHLLHCTFFILFIFNFLVFAGAIRLDDKEKENFDPLERYGVHGAIILYLLRLFTLLTIPQVLCNFAGLTLFNAFPGNVKLKGSPLLAPFICIRIVTRGDFPKLVRDNVTRNMNTCIDVGMENFMIEVVTDKAINLPKHRRVREVVVPAEYKTKSGALFKSRALQYCLEDNVNILAENDWIVHLDEETLLTDNCVRGILNFVLDGQHQFGQGLITYANEHIVNWLTTLADSFRVADDMGKLRLQFYLFHKPLFSWKGSYVVTQVSAEKKVSFDNGLDGSVAEDCYFAMKAYKEGYTFNFIEGEMWEKSPFSLWDFMQQRKRWIQGILLVVHSKEIPVLHKIFLAVSCYSWVTLPLSTSNVFLAAVCPIPCPQVLDIICGFIGAVNIYMYIFGVLKSFPLHRFGPVRFFLLIGGALATIPFNIIIENVAVIWGVLGKKHKFYIVNKEIKIPVTV; encoded by the exons ATGTTAAGAGGAAGAGTAAAACATTTACTACACTGcacatttttcatattatttatattcaattttcTTGTATTTGCTGGAGCCATACGCTTAGATGACAAAGAAAAGGAAAATTTCGATCCTCTGGAGAGATATGGAGTACATGGAGCAATAATTTTATACCTATTGAGACTTTTTACCCTTTTAACAATACCTCAAGTCCTGTGCAATTTTGCGGGATTGACATTATTCAATGCTTTCCCTGGAAATGTGAAACTGAAAGGGTCTCCATTGCTTGCACCTTTCATCTGTATCAGGATTGTGACACGAGGAGACTTTCCAAAATTAGTAAGAGATAATGTAACTAGAAATATGAACACATGCATTGATGTGGGAATGGAAAATTTCATGATCGAAGTTGTGACTGACAAAGCAATTAATTTACCAAAGCACAGAAGAGTAAGGGAAGTGGTTGTGCCAGCCGAATATAAGACTAAATCAGGTGCTTTATTTAAATCAAGAGCATTGCAGTATTGTTTGGAAGATAATGTTAATATACTTGCTGAAAATGATTGGATTGTGCATTTAGATGAGGAAACACTGTTGACTGATAATTGTGTGAGGGGTATACTAAACTTTGTGCTGGATGGCCAACACCAGTTTGGCCAAGGACTGATCACATATGCTAATGAGCACATTGTAAACTGGCTGACTACTCTAGCTGATAGTTTCCGTGTTGCTGATGACATGGGAAAGCTAAGGCTACAATTCTACTTGTTCCACAAGCCACTCTTCAGTTGGAAAGGTTCTTATGTTGTAACACAA gtaAGCGCTGAAAAGAAGGTGTCTTTTGACAATGGGCTTGATGGATCTGTAGCAGAAGACTGTTATTTTGCTATGAAAGCCTATAAAGAAGGCTATACTTTTAACTTTATTGAAGGAGAAATGTGGGAAAAGTCACCATTTTCACTGTGGGATTTCATGCAACAAAGAAAGAGATGGATTCAAGGAATTCTTTTAGTAGTACATTCTAAAGAAATTCCTGTGTTACATAAAATCTTTCTGGCAGTATCCTGTTACTCGTGGGTGACCTTGCCACTATCAACAAGCAATGTTTTCTTAGCAGCTGTGTGTCCCATACCTTGTCCACAGGTTTTGGACATCATATGCGGGTTTATAGGTGCTgtgaatatttatatgtatatctttGGTGTGCTTAAATCATTCCCATTGCATAGATTTGGTCCAGTAAGGTTCTTTTTGCTTATTGGTGGTGCATTAGCTACCATcccatttaatattattattgaaaatgttgcTGTGATTTGGGGAGTGTTAGGTAAAAAGCACAAATTTTATATAGTTAACAAGGAAATTAAGATACCAGTGACTGTATGA